A DNA window from Eretmochelys imbricata isolate rEreImb1 chromosome 3, rEreImb1.hap1, whole genome shotgun sequence contains the following coding sequences:
- the KCNF1 gene encoding voltage-gated potassium channel regulatory subunit KCNF1, giving the protein MEGESRFPDVDSNGSEKNEDIEIIVNVGGVRQVLYGENLNQYPATRLAQLINCLSGGYDTIFSLCDDYDPGKREFYFDRDPDAFKCIIDIYYFGEIHMKKGICPICFKNEMEFWKVDLKFLDDCCKTHLSEKKEELEEIARRVQLILDDLGMDASENHWKRCQKYIWKLMEKPESSYPARVIAVLSFLFILISSVVMCMGTIPELQIVDSEGNHVEHPTLDNIETACIGWFTLEYVLRLISSPNKLHFVISFMNIIDVFAILPFYVSLLLTHLGAGMMELTNVQQAVQALRIMRIARIFKLARHSTGLQTLTYALKRSFKELGLLLMYLAVGIFVFSALGYTMEQSHPETLFKSIPQSFWWAIITMTTVGYGDIYPKTTLGKLNAATSFLCGVIAIALPIHPIINNFVRYYNKQRVLETAAKHELELMELYSGEGKVGGSKNELEDLMGEGKEPPSWSRQLKVSHSDTFIHLLSDEKHYRTRLQSCK; this is encoded by the coding sequence ATGGAAGGTGAATCTAGATTTCCAGATGTGGACAGTAAtggatcagaaaaaaatgaagataTAGAGATTATAGTCAATGTTGGTGGGGTGAGGCAGGTGCTATATGGAGAAAATCTGAACCAATATCCAGCAACAAGATTAGCACAGTTGATCAACTGTTTATCAGGGGGATATGATACTATTTTCTCTCTTTGTGACGACTATGATCCTGGGAAAAGAGAATTTTATTTTGATAGAGATCCAGATGCTTTCAAATGCATTATTGATATATATTACTTTGGAGAAATTCACATGAAGAAAGGAATATGCCCTATATGTTTCAAGAATGAAATGGAATTTTGGAAAGTAGACTTGAAATTCTTGGATGACTGCTGCAAAACTCATCTGAGCGAAAAAAAGGAGGAACTGGAAGAAATAGCCCGAAGGGTGCAATTGATTCTGGATGATTTGGGAATGgatgcctctgaaaatcactgGAAGAGATGCCAGAAATATATTTGGAAATTAATGGAGAAACCAGAATCATCCTATCCAGCTAGAGTAATCGCAGTGTTGTCCTTCCTATTTATTTTGATCTCATCTGTAGTAATGTGCATGGGGACCATCCCAGAGCTCCAGATAGTAGACTCTGAGGGAAATCATGTGGAACACCCAACACTGGACAACATTGAGACAGCGTGTATAGGCTGGTTTACCTTGGAGTATGTGCTTAGACTTATTTCTTCTCCTAATAAACTGCACTTTGTGATTTCTTTCATGAACATCATTGATGTTTTTGCAATACTTCCCTTCTATGTCAGCTTGCTTTTGACTCACTTGGGTGCCGGAATGATGGAGTTAACCAATGTTCAACAGGCTGTTCAAGCACTTCGGATCATGAGGATTGCTAGAATTTTCAAACTTGCACGCCACTCCACAGGGCTACAGACTTTAACCTATGCTCTTAAAAGAAGCTTTAAGGAGCTAGGACTGCTTCTTATGTACTTGGCTGTTGGAATCTTTGTGTTTTCTGCCCTTGGTTATACCATGGAGCAAAGCCACCCTGAAACCTTATTTAAAAGCATCCCTCAGTCATTTTGGTGGGCAATTATAACCATGACCACAGTTGGATATGGGGACATATATCCTAAGACAACACTGGGGAAACTGAATGCTGCCACCAGTTTCCTTTGTGGGGTGATAGCTATAGCACTTCCCATCCACCCCATCATAAACAACTTTGTCAGATACTATAACAAGCAGAGAGTTTTAGAAACAGCTGccaagcatgaactggagctgatGGAGCTATACTCAGGTGAGGGGAAAGTTGGAGGCTCCAAGAATGAACTAGAGGATCTTATGGGGGAAGGCAAGGAGCCTCCTTCATGGAGCAGACAGCTAAAGGTTTCCCACAGTGACACCTTCATTCATCTCctatcagatgagaaacattacAGGACCAGGCTTCAAAGCTGCAAATAA